The following coding sequences are from one Streptococcus sp. NPS 308 window:
- a CDS encoding DUF956 family protein gives MAQSLNKVIDLQTTGTSYLSISGKVGKFLVGDQALEFYPDVNVEQYIQIPWSSIQQIGANVSGRKISRHFEVFTDQGKFLFASKDSGAILKIAREKLGNDKVVKLPTLLQTIGQKLKNLFAKK, from the coding sequence ATGGCCCAATCTCTCAATAAAGTCATTGACCTGCAAACCACTGGGACATCTTACCTCTCTATCTCGGGAAAGGTTGGAAAATTTCTAGTCGGAGACCAAGCCTTGGAGTTTTATCCTGATGTCAATGTCGAACAATATATCCAAATTCCCTGGTCCAGTATTCAGCAAATTGGAGCCAACGTAAGTGGTCGCAAGATCAGCCGCCACTTTGAAGTCTTCACTGATCAAGGAAAATTCCTCTTTGCTTCAAAAGACTCTGGAGCTATCCTCAAAATCGCTCGAGAAAAATTAGGAAACGACAAGGTCGTGAAACTTCCGACTCTACTCCAGACCATTGGACAAAAACTTAAAAATCTATTTGCAAAAAAGTAA
- the serS gene encoding serine--tRNA ligase has product MLDIKRIRTDFDAVAEKLATRGVDAAVLNEMKEIDAKRRDILVKVETLKAERNTVSAEIAQAKRNKENADDKIAAMQTLSTEVKALDAELADIDAKLTEFTTTLPNIPADSVPVGADEDDNVEVRRWGTPREFDFEPKAHWDLGEDLGILDWERGGKVTGARFLFYKGLGARLERAIYNFMLDEHGKEGYTEVITPYIVNHDSMFGTGQYPKFKEDTFELKDTNYVLIPTAEVPLTNYYRDEILDGKDLPIYFTAMSPSFRSEAGSAGRDTRGLIRLHQFHKVEMVKFAKPEESYEELEKMTANAENILQKLNLPYRVVALSTGDMGFSAAKTYDLEVWIPAQNTYREISSCSNTEDFQARRAQIRYRDEADGKVKLLHTLNGSGLAVGRTVAAILENYQNADGSVTIPEALRPYMGGSEVIKP; this is encoded by the coding sequence ATGTTAGATATTAAACGTATTCGCACAGATTTTGATGCTGTCGCAGAAAAATTGGCTACACGTGGTGTAGATGCTGCTGTCTTAAATGAAATGAAAGAAATCGATGCTAAACGTCGTGACATCTTGGTCAAGGTTGAAACGCTCAAAGCAGAACGTAACACAGTTTCTGCTGAGATTGCCCAAGCCAAGCGAAACAAGGAAAATGCAGATGACAAGATTGCTGCGATGCAAACCCTATCTACTGAAGTCAAAGCCTTGGATGCTGAATTGGCGGACATCGATGCTAAATTGACAGAATTTACCACTACTCTTCCAAACATCCCTGCCGACAGCGTTCCTGTTGGGGCTGATGAAGATGACAATGTGGAAGTTCGCCGTTGGGGTACTCCGCGCGAGTTTGACTTTGAACCAAAAGCTCACTGGGATCTTGGTGAAGACTTGGGTATCCTTGACTGGGAACGTGGTGGAAAAGTAACGGGCGCTCGTTTTCTCTTCTATAAAGGCCTCGGTGCTCGTTTAGAACGTGCTATCTACAACTTCATGTTGGATGAGCATGGTAAAGAAGGCTATACGGAAGTTATCACACCTTACATAGTTAACCATGACTCAATGTTTGGTACTGGTCAATATCCAAAATTTAAGGAAGACACTTTTGAATTGAAAGACACTAATTATGTCCTCATTCCTACAGCTGAAGTGCCCCTCACAAACTACTACCGTGATGAAATCCTCGACGGAAAAGACTTACCAATCTACTTTACCGCTATGAGTCCATCATTCCGTTCTGAGGCTGGTTCAGCTGGTCGTGATACACGTGGCTTGATTCGTCTGCACCAATTCCACAAGGTTGAAATGGTCAAATTTGCCAAACCAGAAGAATCTTACGAAGAATTGGAAAAAATGACTGCCAACGCTGAGAACATCCTTCAAAAACTCAATCTTCCGTACCGTGTCGTTGCCCTCTCTACTGGGGACATGGGCTTCTCAGCTGCTAAGACTTACGACTTGGAAGTTTGGATTCCAGCCCAAAATACCTACCGTGAAATCTCAAGCTGTTCAAATACAGAAGATTTCCAAGCCCGTCGTGCTCAAATTCGCTACCGTGATGAAGCCGATGGCAAGGTGAAACTCCTTCACACCTTGAACGGTTCTGGACTTGCAGTTGGACGTACAGTGGCTGCAATTCTTGAAAACTACCAAAACGCAGATGGTTCTGTGACCATTCCAGAAGCTCTTCGTCCATACATGGGTGGATCTGAAGTTATCAAACCATAA
- a CDS encoding TDT family transporter: MKKLPLVFSGCLLGLAGAGNLIADTWPVLSHLLSLIGLVLWIFFLILHLFNWEETKQELTKPPLLSGMATFPMAGMILSTYVFRVFPALPLVAQGIWWFSFLLDLALIATFTIKFACPGRRVNATPSWTVLYVGIAVAALTYPLVGIIEIAYATLSFGFVLTFYLYPLIYSDLKKSPLPLALLGQEGIYCAPFSLLLASLVRVGGASLPTWLLIVMILASQSFFFFVLTRLPNILKQGFQPAFSALSFPTIITATSLKMAQGILKLPFLDYLVLAETVICLTILFFVLGAYLIWLRKKV; the protein is encoded by the coding sequence ATGAAAAAACTCCCCTTGGTATTTTCTGGTTGTTTGTTAGGTTTGGCAGGTGCAGGAAACCTAATTGCAGATACTTGGCCAGTTTTGTCGCATTTATTGAGTCTGATTGGTCTAGTGTTGTGGATTTTCTTTCTGATTCTTCATCTTTTTAATTGGGAAGAAACCAAGCAAGAATTGACCAAGCCCCCTCTTCTATCTGGAATGGCAACTTTTCCCATGGCTGGGATGATTTTATCGACCTATGTCTTTCGCGTATTCCCTGCTCTTCCTTTGGTAGCACAAGGAATCTGGTGGTTTTCATTTCTCTTGGATTTAGCTTTGATTGCTACTTTTACCATCAAATTTGCCTGTCCGGGTCGGAGGGTCAATGCGACTCCTAGCTGGACGGTGCTCTATGTGGGGATAGCTGTGGCAGCCTTGACCTATCCTCTGGTAGGCATTATCGAGATTGCCTATGCAACCTTGAGTTTTGGTTTTGTCTTGACCTTCTATCTCTATCCGCTTATTTATAGCGATTTAAAGAAATCTCCACTCCCACTAGCCTTGCTTGGACAGGAAGGAATCTACTGTGCTCCCTTTTCCCTACTCTTGGCTTCTCTAGTTCGAGTTGGAGGAGCAAGCCTACCGACTTGGCTCTTGATTGTCATGATTTTGGCATCTCAATCCTTCTTTTTCTTTGTTTTAACTCGCCTACCCAATATTTTAAAACAAGGATTTCAACCAGCCTTCTCAGCCCTAAGCTTCCCAACCATTATCACAGCTACTTCGCTCAAGATGGCTCAGGGGATCTTGAAACTTCCATTTCTGGATTATCTGGTATTGGCTGAAACCGTTATTTGCCTCACTATTTTATTCTTTGTCTTGGGTGCTTATCTGATTTGGTTACGAAAAAAGGTCTAG
- a CDS encoding alanine/glycine:cation symporter family protein: MLELLKALDAFVWGPPLLILLVGTGIYLTIRLGLLQVARIPKAFQLIFTKDKGHGDVSSFAALCTALAATVGTGNIIGVATAIKVGGPGALFWMWMAAFFGMATKYAEGLLAIKYRTKDANGAVAGGSMHYILLGMGEKWRPLAIFFALAGVLVALLGIGTFTQVNSITESIQNTAQIDPTITALVLSIFVAIAVFGGLKSISKVSTAVVPFMAIVYILGTLIVIFLNIEKIPATLALIFTSAFSPVAAVGGFAGATIRTAIQNGVARGVFSNESGLGSAPIAAAAAKTNEPVEQGLISMTGTFIDTLIICTLTGLTILVTGVWSGDLNGVALTQSAFSTIFSHFGPALLTIFLVLFAFTTILGWNYYGERCFEFLFGVRFIWLYRVVFVLMVLLGGFIELDMVWIIADIVNALMALPNLIALLVLSPVVIAETKKYFKY, translated from the coding sequence ATGTTAGAATTGCTAAAAGCGCTTGATGCTTTCGTTTGGGGACCTCCCCTCTTGATCTTATTGGTTGGAACGGGTATCTATTTGACCATCCGACTAGGACTTTTGCAGGTAGCTCGTATCCCAAAGGCCTTTCAGTTGATCTTTACCAAGGATAAGGGGCATGGCGATGTGTCGAGCTTTGCTGCTCTATGTACGGCTCTAGCAGCCACCGTTGGTACGGGAAATATCATCGGGGTCGCGACAGCCATTAAGGTTGGGGGACCAGGGGCCCTCTTTTGGATGTGGATGGCAGCCTTCTTTGGGATGGCAACCAAGTATGCTGAAGGCTTGCTGGCTATCAAGTACCGCACCAAGGATGCAAACGGCGCTGTAGCTGGAGGCTCCATGCACTACATCCTTTTGGGAATGGGAGAAAAGTGGCGTCCCCTTGCTATCTTCTTTGCCCTAGCTGGTGTATTGGTAGCCCTTCTGGGGATTGGTACCTTTACCCAAGTCAATTCGATTACAGAATCTATCCAAAATACAGCTCAAATTGATCCAACTATCACAGCTCTCGTTTTGTCTATTTTTGTAGCGATTGCAGTCTTTGGTGGACTCAAATCCATTTCCAAGGTTTCAACAGCAGTTGTTCCTTTTATGGCCATCGTCTATATTCTAGGAACCTTGATTGTGATTTTCCTTAATATCGAGAAAATCCCAGCCACGCTTGCCCTCATCTTTACCTCTGCTTTCAGCCCTGTAGCTGCAGTAGGAGGATTTGCAGGTGCGACTATCCGTACTGCGATTCAAAATGGTGTGGCGCGGGGAGTCTTCTCTAACGAATCTGGTCTTGGTTCAGCTCCGATTGCAGCTGCAGCAGCTAAGACAAATGAGCCTGTCGAGCAAGGCTTGATTTCTATGACAGGAACCTTTATTGATACTCTCATTATCTGTACGTTGACTGGTTTAACAATCTTGGTAACTGGTGTTTGGAGTGGTGATTTAAATGGAGTAGCCCTTACCCAGTCAGCCTTCTCAACAATTTTTTCGCATTTTGGCCCTGCTCTTTTGACCATATTTTTGGTTCTCTTTGCCTTTACGACAATTCTCGGCTGGAATTACTACGGAGAGCGCTGTTTCGAGTTTCTCTTTGGCGTTCGCTTTATCTGGCTCTATCGAGTGGTCTTTGTGCTCATGGTCTTGTTGGGAGGTTTTATCGAGTTGGACATGGTCTGGATTATTGCTGATATTGTCAATGCCTTGATGGCTCTACCGAACTTGATTGCCCTTTTGGTTTTATCACCAGTCGTTATTGCCGAAACCAAAAAATATTTTAAATACTAA
- a CDS encoding endonuclease MutS2 has translation MNTKILETLEFNKIKALFEPHLLTEQGLEELKGLAPTAKVDKIKQAFTEMEEMQALFVEQPHFTILATREISAVCKRLEMGADLNIEEFLLIKRVLLASRELQGFYANLENVRLEQLARWFEKLHDFPHLQGNLQALNDAGFIENFASEELARIRRKIHDSESQVRDVLQDLLKQKAQMLTESIIASRNGRQVLPVKNTYRNKIAGVVHDISASGNTVYIEPREVVKLSEEIASLRADERYEMIRILQELSERVRPHATEIANDAWIIGHLDLIRAKVRFIQERQAVVPQLSENQEIQLLHVRHPLVKNAVANDVHFGKELTAIVITGPNTGGKTIMLKTLGLTQLMAQSGLPILADKGSRVGIFEEIFADIGDEQSIEQSLSTFSSHMTNIVDILSKVNQHSLLLLDELGAGTDPQEGAALAMAILEDLRLRQVKTMATTHYPELKTYGIETAFVQNASMEFDTATLRPTYRFMQGVPGRSNAFEIAKRLGLSDVIVGDASQQVNQDNDVNRIIEQLEEQTLESRKRLDNIREVEQENLKMNRALKKLYNELNREKETELNKAREQAAEIVELALSESDQILKNLHSKSQLKPHEIIEAKAELKKLAPEKVDLSKNKVLQKAKKKRAPKVGDDIVVLSYGQRGTLTNQLKDGRWEAQVGLIKMTLEEKEFDLVQTQQEAPVKKKQVNVVKRASGRGPQARLDLRGKRYEEAMNELDAFIDQALLNNMAQVDIIHGIGTGVIREGVTKYLQRNKHVKSFGYAPQNAGGSGATIVTFKG, from the coding sequence ATGAATACAAAAATACTAGAAACCTTAGAATTTAATAAAATCAAAGCCTTGTTTGAACCCCATCTCCTGACTGAACAAGGCTTAGAGGAGCTAAAAGGCTTAGCTCCAACTGCCAAGGTGGATAAAATCAAACAAGCCTTTACAGAGATGGAGGAAATGCAAGCCCTATTTGTGGAGCAACCTCACTTTACCATCCTAGCGACGCGTGAGATATCAGCTGTTTGCAAGCGTCTGGAGATGGGGGCGGACCTCAATATTGAGGAATTTTTACTCATCAAACGGGTCTTGCTTGCTAGCAGAGAGTTGCAAGGTTTTTATGCCAATCTCGAAAACGTACGCTTGGAACAGTTGGCGAGATGGTTTGAAAAACTGCATGATTTTCCACACTTGCAGGGGAATCTTCAAGCCCTAAATGACGCAGGATTTATCGAAAATTTCGCCAGCGAAGAACTAGCACGCATCCGTCGGAAAATCCATGATAGCGAGAGTCAAGTTCGAGATGTCTTGCAAGACTTGCTCAAGCAAAAAGCGCAGATGTTGACGGAAAGCATAATCGCTAGCAGAAATGGCCGTCAGGTTTTACCTGTCAAAAACACCTACCGTAACAAGATTGCGGGTGTTGTTCATGACATCTCTGCCAGTGGGAATACGGTCTATATCGAACCCCGTGAGGTCGTGAAACTGAGCGAAGAAATAGCGAGTCTTCGAGCTGATGAGCGCTACGAGATGATTCGCATCTTGCAGGAACTCTCGGAACGGGTTCGTCCTCATGCTACTGAGATTGCTAATGACGCTTGGATTATCGGACATCTGGATCTGATTCGTGCCAAGGTGCGTTTCATCCAAGAAAGACAAGCAGTTGTTCCTCAACTTTCAGAGAATCAAGAGATTCAACTCCTTCATGTTCGCCATCCTTTGGTCAAAAATGCTGTCGCAAACGATGTACACTTTGGTAAGGAATTAACGGCCATTGTCATTACAGGTCCCAATACTGGTGGGAAGACCATCATGCTCAAAACTCTGGGTTTGACGCAACTCATGGCCCAGTCAGGCTTGCCCATTTTAGCTGATAAGGGGAGCCGTGTCGGTATTTTTGAAGAAATCTTCGCAGATATCGGAGATGAGCAGTCTATTGAACAAAGTTTGTCTACCTTTTCCAGCCACATGACCAATATAGTAGATATTCTTAGCAAGGTCAACCAACACTCGCTTTTATTGCTAGATGAGCTTGGGGCAGGGACCGATCCGCAGGAAGGTGCAGCCCTTGCCATGGCTATTTTGGAGGATCTTCGTTTACGTCAGGTTAAGACCATGGCGACGACCCACTATCCAGAACTCAAGACCTACGGTATTGAGACAGCCTTTGTGCAAAATGCCAGCATGGAGTTTGATACAGCCACTCTGCGTCCAACCTATCGCTTTATGCAGGGAGTTCCTGGCCGAAGCAATGCCTTTGAAATTGCTAAACGCCTTGGCTTGTCAGATGTCATTGTCGGGGATGCCAGCCAGCAGGTCAATCAAGATAATGATGTCAACCGTATAATTGAGCAATTGGAAGAGCAAACGCTTGAAAGTCGCAAACGCTTGGACAATATCCGAGAGGTGGAGCAAGAAAACCTCAAGATGAACCGAGCACTCAAAAAACTCTACAATGAGCTTAATCGTGAAAAGGAAACTGAGCTCAACAAGGCGCGTGAACAAGCTGCAGAGATTGTGGAACTAGCGCTAAGTGAGAGTGACCAAATCCTGAAAAACCTCCACAGTAAGTCTCAACTCAAACCCCACGAAATCATTGAGGCCAAGGCTGAGCTGAAAAAACTGGCTCCTGAAAAAGTCGACTTGTCTAAAAACAAGGTCCTTCAAAAAGCCAAGAAAAAACGAGCTCCGAAGGTGGGAGATGATATCGTGGTTCTCAGTTATGGCCAACGTGGAACCTTGACTAATCAGCTCAAGGATGGCCGTTGGGAAGCCCAAGTCGGTTTGATCAAGATGACCTTGGAAGAGAAAGAATTTGATCTTGTTCAGACTCAACAAGAAGCCCCAGTCAAGAAAAAACAAGTCAATGTCGTGAAACGTGCTTCTGGACGTGGTCCGCAAGCAAGACTGGATCTCCGAGGCAAACGTTATGAAGAAGCCATGAATGAGCTGGACGCCTTTATTGACCAAGCCCTGCTTAATAATATGGCTCAGGTAGACATCATCCACGGTATCGGAACGGGAGTCATCCGTGAAGGAGTTACCAAATACCTGCAAAGAAACAAGCATGTCAAGAGTTTCGGCTATGCTCCTCAGAATGCTGGGGGCAGTGGCGCAACCATTGTGACCTTTAAAGGTTAG
- a CDS encoding CvpA family protein: MISILLLLVLAWGFYIGYRRGLVLQVYYFLLAVVSAFVAGQFYKSLGDHFHLLVPYANPQEGQGTFFFPSDQLFHLDKVFYAGLAYLLVFGICYSIGRFIGLFLHLIPTKKLDVKWFRIGAALLSLLVTLFVLQMALTILATVPLAIIQNSLEKSIVAKNIIQSVPFTTNFIKQLWVTNLIG, from the coding sequence ATGATTTCAATCCTACTCTTATTGGTTCTTGCTTGGGGCTTTTACATCGGCTACCGTAGAGGTTTGGTGTTGCAAGTTTATTATTTCCTCCTTGCAGTGGTTTCAGCCTTTGTTGCGGGACAGTTTTATAAATCACTGGGTGACCACTTCCACTTGCTTGTCCCTTATGCCAATCCTCAGGAAGGACAGGGAACCTTTTTCTTCCCTTCAGACCAGCTGTTTCACCTAGACAAGGTCTTTTATGCAGGCCTAGCCTACCTTTTAGTTTTCGGAATTTGTTACAGTATCGGACGTTTTATCGGTTTGTTCCTACACTTGATTCCAACTAAAAAGCTCGATGTCAAATGGTTTCGTATCGGAGCAGCCCTATTGTCGCTATTAGTAACCTTATTTGTCTTGCAAATGGCTCTGACCATTCTTGCAACAGTGCCTCTGGCAATCATTCAAAATTCACTCGAAAAAAGTATAGTAGCCAAAAACATCATCCAAAGTGTCCCTTTTACGACAAACTTTATCAAACAACTCTGGGTGACAAATTTAATCGGATAA
- the zapA gene encoding cell division protein ZapA codes for MANLNRYKFTFGKKTLTLTTEHDNLFMEEIAKVATEKYQAIKEQMPGADDETIALLLAVNCLSTQLNREIEFDDKEQELLELRHKLIAVKQEQSKIEDSL; via the coding sequence ATGGCAAATCTAAATCGATATAAGTTTACATTCGGAAAAAAGACATTAACCTTAACAACCGAGCATGACAACCTCTTTATGGAGGAAATTGCCAAGGTTGCGACTGAAAAATACCAAGCAATTAAAGAACAAATGCCTGGGGCGGATGATGAAACCATTGCGCTTCTTTTGGCGGTCAACTGTCTGTCTACACAGCTCAATCGTGAAATTGAATTTGATGACAAGGAGCAAGAGTTGTTAGAACTCCGTCACAAGTTGATTGCTGTTAAACAAGAACAGAGCAAGATTGAGGATTCCCTATGA
- the rnhC gene encoding ribonuclease HIII, giving the protein MASITLTPSEQEIQSFLSQYQKALSPSKNPYIRYFLRFPQATVSIYTSGKVLLQGEAAEQYASFFGYEVQQENSGQDFPMIGTDEVGNGSYFGGLAVVASFVTPDQHDFLRKLGVGDSKTLTDQKIRQIAPILKEKIPHQALLLSPSKYNEVIGERYNAVSVKVALHNQAIFLLLQKGVQPEKIVIDAFTSPKNYDKYLAQEANRFPNKVSLEEKAEGKYLAVAVSSIIARDLFLENLENLGRELGYQLPSGAGTASDKVASKILQAYGMKGLHFCAKLHFKNTEKVKALLER; this is encoded by the coding sequence ATGGCAAGTATCACACTCACACCAAGTGAACAGGAAATTCAGAGCTTTTTAAGTCAATATCAGAAGGCTCTCAGTCCTAGTAAAAATCCCTATATCCGCTATTTTTTGCGCTTCCCTCAGGCAACAGTTTCCATCTATACTTCTGGAAAAGTCCTCCTACAGGGAGAAGCTGCTGAGCAATACGCCAGTTTCTTTGGCTATGAGGTTCAACAAGAAAACAGTGGACAAGATTTTCCTATGATCGGGACTGATGAGGTGGGAAATGGTTCCTACTTTGGTGGACTAGCTGTCGTGGCTTCCTTCGTGACACCTGACCAGCATGACTTCTTGCGAAAACTCGGCGTGGGGGATTCAAAAACTCTGACAGACCAAAAGATTCGTCAGATTGCCCCTATCCTCAAGGAAAAGATACCACATCAAGCGCTCCTTCTTTCACCGAGCAAGTATAATGAAGTTATCGGAGAGCGTTACAATGCTGTTTCTGTAAAGGTTGCTCTTCACAACCAGGCTATCTTTCTCCTGCTTCAAAAAGGGGTCCAGCCAGAGAAAATCGTGATTGATGCTTTTACAAGTCCAAAAAACTATGATAAGTACTTGGCGCAAGAAGCCAACCGTTTTCCAAACAAGGTTAGTTTGGAAGAAAAAGCCGAGGGCAAATACCTGGCTGTTGCGGTTAGCTCCATCATCGCGCGTGATCTCTTTCTTGAAAACTTGGAAAATCTGGGACGAGAACTGGGCTATCAACTGCCAAGTGGCGCTGGAACTGCATCTGATAAGGTTGCTAGTAAAATCCTTCAGGCCTATGGAATGAAAGGACTTCATTTCTGTGCCAAACTGCATTTTAAAAACACTGAAAAAGTCAAAGCACTTCTAGAAAGGTAA
- the lepB gene encoding signal peptidase I, with the protein MNSFKTFLKEWGVFFLIIALVGLSRIFLWSNVRVEGHSMDPTLADGEVLFVVKHLPIDRFDIVVAHEEDGNKDIVKRVIGMPGDTIRYENDKLFINGEETNEPYLAEYLNLFKTEKLQNTYTGKGFEGNKGVYFRELAQKAQAFTVDVNSNTSFSFTVPQGEYLLLGDDRLVSSDSRHVGTFKASEIKGEAKFRFWPLNRIGTF; encoded by the coding sequence ATGAATTCGTTTAAAACATTTCTAAAAGAATGGGGAGTTTTCTTCCTGATTATCGCACTGGTAGGTCTTAGCCGTATCTTTCTTTGGAGCAATGTCCGTGTAGAAGGACACTCGATGGACCCTACCCTAGCTGACGGAGAAGTTCTCTTCGTTGTTAAACACCTCCCAATTGACCGCTTCGACATAGTGGTTGCGCATGAGGAAGATGGAAATAAAGACATTGTCAAAAGGGTTATCGGTATGCCTGGAGATACCATCCGCTACGAAAATGACAAACTCTTTATCAACGGTGAAGAAACGAATGAACCCTACCTAGCTGAATACCTCAACTTGTTCAAAACAGAAAAGTTGCAAAACACCTATACTGGAAAGGGATTCGAAGGAAACAAAGGAGTTTACTTTAGAGAACTTGCTCAAAAAGCACAAGCCTTTACGGTCGATGTCAATTCCAATACCAGCTTCAGCTTTACTGTCCCTCAAGGTGAGTACCTTCTCCTTGGTGACGATCGTCTAGTCTCTAGCGACAGCCGCCATGTTGGTACCTTCAAGGCCAGCGAAATCAAAGGCGAAGCAAAATTCCGTTTCTGGCCACTTAACCGTATCGGAACATTTTAA